From the genome of Mugil cephalus isolate CIBA_MC_2020 chromosome 2, CIBA_Mcephalus_1.1, whole genome shotgun sequence, one region includes:
- the cdk2ap2 gene encoding cyclin-dependent kinase 2-associated protein 2 isoform X1, which yields MSYKPIAPAPSGSNHTPPGSSVPSPSLPSSSNFRPAFSDFGPPSMGFVQQPVKVSQGSTYSELLSVIEEMSREIRPTYAGSKSAMERLKRGIIHARALVRECLAETERSART from the exons ATGAGTTATAAACCTATTGCCCCGGCGCCATCAGGCTCCAATCACACTCCGCCAG gCTCCTCTGTGCCCTCCCCTTCGCTCCCTTCGTCGTCCAACTTTAGGCCAGCGTTCAGTGACTTTGGGCCACCGTCAATGGGCTTTGTTCAG CAGCCTGTCAAAGTGTCCCAGGGGTCCACCTACAGCGAGCTTCTGTCCGTCATCGAAGAAATGAGCCGTGAGATCAGGCCGACGTACGCTGGGAGCAAGAGCGCGATGGAGAGGCTAAAGAGAG GTATAATCCACGCCCGTGCACTGGTCAGGGAGTGTCTTGCAGAGACTGAGCGAAGCGCCCGCACATAA
- the LOC125003998 gene encoding AH receptor-interacting protein, translating into MMEEEARKLLEEGITKKLISPGKGELSSFPNGTKVVFHYRTALCDGTVLDDSRTMGGQSKPMELILGKKFKLAVWERVIITMRQGEVAEFTCDVKHTSLYPLVSQSLRNISAGKDPLEGQRHCCGIAQIHSHHSLGHKDLDHLQASPQPLVFTIDLLQVLPPGSFQLDVWAMTDKEKFELVPQIHEEGNALFKQGHIKEATEKYYNGIACLKNLQMKEHPGDEEWVKLDLMITPLLLNYCQCLLLQDQYYEVIEHCSSLLFKYENNVKAYYKRAKAHAAVWNETEARADFAKVLALDPSLGPSVAKELRAMEERIRSKLKEEKGRYKGLFCDSQPATATTG; encoded by the exons ATGATGGAGGAAGAGGCACGTAAGCTACTCGAAGAAGGAATAACAAAGAAATTGATCAGTCCTGGTAAAGGAGAGCTGTCGTCCTTTCCCAATGGCACCAAG gTGGTCTTTCACTACCGCACCGCCCTCTGTGATGGCACCGTGCTGGATGACTCCAGGACCATGGGGGGCCAGAGCAAACCTATGGAGCTCATCCTGGGCAAGAAGTTTAAACTGGCTGTGTGGGAACGAGTGATCATCACTATGAGACAAGGCGAAGTTGCAGAATTCACCTGTGACGTCAAG CACACGTCGCTTTACCCGCTGGTGTCCCAGTCCCTGAGAAACATAAGCGCTGGTAAGGACCCTCTGGAAGGCCAGAGGCACTGCTGCGGCATCGCTCAGATCCACTCTCACCACTCTCTCGGCCACAAAGACCTGGATCATCTTCAAGCCAGTCCACAGCCTCTCGTCTTCACCATCGATCTGCTGCAG GTTCTTCCTCCCGGGTCCTTCCAGCTGGATGTGTGGGCCATGACGGACAAAGAGAAATTTGAACTTGTGCCTCAGATCCACGAGGAGGGCAACGCGCTCTTCAAACAAGGGCACATTAAGGAGGCCACAGAAAAGTACTACAATGGAATAGCCTGCCTCAAAAATCTACAGATGAAG GAGCATCCTGGTGATGAAGAGTGGGTGAAGCTGGACCTAATGATCACACCGTTACTCCTCAACTACTGTCAATGCCTCTTACTGCAGGACCAGTACTACGAAGTCATCGAACACTGCTCCTCGTTGCTCTTCAAATACGAGA ATAACGTGAAGGCCTACTACAAGCGAGCCAAAGCCCACGCCGCAGTGTGGAATGAGACGGAGGCACGGGCCGACTTTGCTAAGGTGCTGGCTCTGGACCCGTCTCTGGGTCCGTCGGTGGCCAAGGAGCTGAGGGCCATGGAGGAGAGGATCCGCTCcaagctgaaagaggagaagggtCGCTACAAAGGCCTGTTCTGCGACAGTCAACCAGCCACGGCCACAACA gGTTGA
- the serping1 gene encoding plasma protease C1 inhibitor produces MRRQAILCLLLQLIFELSSCTRLRVTPGSTLELPCLSFQSDFAAEEISWKFNGEDLSVGIQSHGSVSIKQNGLVLSISPVTAANEGGYECLIKESNMELVRVYNITVDAPIAYAIKVTEGTSIRLPCYLQPSTQAEANALWFRVTGAGGKTQLSLEEDSAEDFQRMEQLYPNDPDQTIIIRNVGMKDTGTYQCESTAGEKLSTVDIIVVSPPTSPPFTCSTDAWEPCQDENSRTGGPMLQESVTEFSMKLFSYLREIYPNTNLLFSPVSIDGALSHLLLGARDDTRRAIQQALCVSHDFYCVHFQMKKLREKLSDSLQMASQIFYSPQMNLSESFNNQSIEFYEAKPMKLLETNEQNTAMINSWVANKTKSKITHLVDSVSPLTQLILLNAVSFNGQWKVKFRSRKGLFQKLDGDLVPVSLLFHSKYPLKMGYVAELKAQVAKFALTGKSSLYIILPRTYKPTDLQQVEDKMTDVAVYQMIEEMERTEVQHVEVSLPKVKLDVQPDMNILLKKLGLSSLYEGANLCGLYSEDRLVLDEAKHRAYFELNEQGVEAGAATSLSFSRSFPTFSAMRPFILLLWSDQANVPLFVGRVTEP; encoded by the exons ATGAGACGACAGGCCATACTTTGCCTCTTGCTGCAGCTCATTTTTGAG CTTTCCTCGTGCACGCGTCTCCGGGTGACACCTGGTTCTACTCTGGAGCTGCCCTGTCTCTCGTTTCAGTCCGACTTCGCTGCAGAAGAAATCAGCTGGAAATTCAATG GCGAAGATTTAAGTGTTGGTATTCAGTCACATGGCTCGGTCAGTATTAAACAGAATGGGCTGGTCCTCTCCATATCCCCCGTAACTGCTGCCAACGAGGGCGGCTACGAGTGTTTGATAAAGGAGAGCAACATGGAGCTGGTAAGAGTGTACAACATCACAGTTGATG CACCTATTGCATATGCCATCAAAGTAACTGAAGGCACCAGCATTCGCCTCCCGTGCTATCTCCAACCTTCCACTCAAGCCGAGGCCAATGCACTGTGGTTCAGAGTCACAGGTGCTGGTGGGAAAACACAGCTGAGTCTTGAAGAGGACTCCGCAGAGGATTTTCAGAGAATGGAACAGCTTTATCCGAACGACCCCGATCAGACCATAATCATCAGAAATGTCGGCATGAAGGATACTGGGACTTACCAGTGTGAATCTACAGCGGGAGAGAAGCTCAGCACTGTGGATATCATTGTTGTGT CTCCTCCCACCTCTCCTCCGTTCACGTGCTCCACCGACGCGTGGGAGCCCTGCCAGGACGAGAACAGCCGCACAGGGGGACCCATGCTGCAGGAGTCTGTCACAGAGTTTTCCATGAAGCTGTTTTCTTACTTAAGAGAAATATATCCAAACACCAACTTGCTCTTCTCCCCTGTCAGCATCGACGGGGCACTCTCCCATTTGTTGCTag GTGCGAGGGATGACACTCGCAGAGCCATTCAGCAGGCCCTCTGTGTGTCCCATGACTTCTACTGTGTTCACTTCCAGATGAAGAAGCTGAGGGAGAAGTTGTCCGACTCCTTACAGATGGCCTCCCAGATCTTCTATAGCCCAC AAATGAACCTGAGTGAGTCCTTCAACAACCAGTCCATTGAGTTCTATGAGGCGAAGCCCATGAAGCTGCTGGAAACCAACGAGCAAAATACAGCCATGATCAACAGCTGGGTGGCAAACAAGACCAAGAGTAAAATCACACATTTGGTTGACTCCGTATCACCCCTCACCCAGCTCATCCTGCTGAACGCCGTCTCCTTTAACG gtCAGTGGAAGGTCAAGTTTAGGTCAAGAAAAGGCCTTTTCCAAAAGCTGGATGGTGATCTGGTGCCAGTGTCCTTGCTCTTTCATTCGAAATACCCCCTGAAAATGGGGTATGTTGCTGAGCTTAAGGCACAG GTGGCGAAGTTTGCGCTCACTGGCAAAAGCAGCCTTTACATCATCCTGCCTCGCACCTACAAACCGACCGACCTGCAACAGGTGGAGGACAAAATGACAGACGTGGCTGTATATCAAATGatagaggagatggagagaacagAGGTTCAGCACGTAGAGGTCTCTCTGCCCAAAGTCAAGCTGGACGTACAGCCAGACATGAACATACTTCTTAAGAAATTAG GACTGTCCTCTCTCTACGAGGGGGCCAACCTGTGCGGCCTCTACTCTGAGGACAGGCTGGTCCTGGATGAAGCCAAGCACAGAGCCTACTTTGAACTCAACGAGCAAGGGGTTGAGGCCGGCGCCGCCACCAGTTTGTCGTTCTCTCGCTCCTTCCCTACCTTCTCTGCCATGCGGCCtttcatcctgctgctgtggagcgACCAGGCTAACGTGCCGCTGTTTGTTGGCAGAGTGACCGAACCGTGA
- the cdk2ap2 gene encoding cyclin-dependent kinase 2-associated protein 2 isoform X2 — MSYKPIAPAPSGSNHTPPGSSVPSPSLPSSSNFRPAFSDFGPPSMGFVQPVKVSQGSTYSELLSVIEEMSREIRPTYAGSKSAMERLKRGIIHARALVRECLAETERSART; from the exons ATGAGTTATAAACCTATTGCCCCGGCGCCATCAGGCTCCAATCACACTCCGCCAG gCTCCTCTGTGCCCTCCCCTTCGCTCCCTTCGTCGTCCAACTTTAGGCCAGCGTTCAGTGACTTTGGGCCACCGTCAATGGGCTTTGTTCAG CCTGTCAAAGTGTCCCAGGGGTCCACCTACAGCGAGCTTCTGTCCGTCATCGAAGAAATGAGCCGTGAGATCAGGCCGACGTACGCTGGGAGCAAGAGCGCGATGGAGAGGCTAAAGAGAG GTATAATCCACGCCCGTGCACTGGTCAGGGAGTGTCTTGCAGAGACTGAGCGAAGCGCCCGCACATAA
- the tmem134 gene encoding transmembrane protein 134, which translates to MATQFTIDDAFALEGDEEGAVSDGETEGWKDREGGEMTFGPLTFSKPQTHPSPAAAGSSEHSNLKYQNLENEDVLGSSGNSSFNNFFKISDPATLSYCSSQWSFSTLSSVTQLSAHCCGWVSHPLVKKNKRIVLSSFLLLITGVALIFTGVIIQLNPNAGVSSAIFFVPGFLLFIPGVYHVIYISCAVRGRRGFKLFYLPYFEK; encoded by the exons atggcaacgcagTTTACTATCGACGATGCCTTCGCGTTGGAGGGAGATGAGGAGGGGGCTGTGTCtgatggagagacagaggggtggaaggacagagagggaggagagatgaCATTTGGACCTCTGACTTTCTCCAAGCCCCAGACTCACCCATCGCCTGCTGCCGCTGGCTCCTCTGAGCACAGTAACTTAAAGTATCAG AATCTGGAAAATGAAGACGTCTTGGGCAGCAGCGGCAATTCTTCTTTCAACAACTTCTTCAAAATCAG TGACCCTGCTACCCTGTCTTACTGCAGCTCCCAGTGGTCTTTCAGCACCTTGAGTTCTGTCACCCAGCTTTCTGCACACTGCTGCGG GTGGGTGTCTCATCCgctggtgaagaaaaacaaaagaattgttctttcctcattcctcctcctcatcactggAGTCG CTCTTATTTTCACAGGTGTCATCATACAGCTGAATCCAAATGCAG GTGTTTCCAGTGCCATTTTCTTTGTACCTGGAtttcttctcttcatccctggag TGTACCATGTGATCTACATCAGCTGTGCTGTGCGTGGTAGAAGAGGCTTCAAACTGTTTTACCTACCGTACTTTGAAAAATGA